The Paenibacillus spongiae nucleotide sequence TATAAACACATTCTGCTTATTATTTACACCGTACTGACGTACTCGCGCACGCAAAGGTTGCACAAAAATATTCGCTGTTCTGTTTCCCGACTATTCCTCCCGCTTATTTAGAAGCTTCGTATAACGATGCTCCGACGGCGCCGCAGTACTCCCCATTTCGGAGAAATAGAGGATTTCCTCCTCTTAGCTTCGTATACCGGATGACCACCTCTTTGAGAAGGTTATTCCGGAGAAACGATGAGCCGATGAATATAACGGAGGACACGCCGCATTGCCCGGCGGCAAGCACGCTCGTCGTCGCCACGGTCTCGCCGACTAAGCCGATCACAGCCGCCAATAGCTCCTCTTGCGATAGAGAAGCAAGCGATGCGGAAGGCAGCAAATGCCCGAAATTGCTCGCCGTCAAGTCTCCCGGTATCGGTGGCTCCGCGCCTTCATAGATATGGCTCACCTTCAGATCGATTCGGTCCCGCGCGCCCTTGGCTGCCAGCCGCACGATTTGCTCATAATCGGTTATCCCGGTTAATAATTGCGCCAGCCCCATCATCGTTCCGCCGCCCACTCCGGTTCCGCCAATCCGCTTCTGGTGACGATCCGTCACATGGTGAATGGAAGTGCCTGTTCCTACATTCGTTACCAGATACGCGTCCTCAGTGAAGTCGTGATCGGCGAGAAAGTAGCGCACGCCTTGACTGGTTGCCTCGAACTCTACAATCTCCGCAGCGGACCGCTTCATCTTCGATTTCAACAAAGCGGCCTTGCCGCCGGTCACACAAACTTGAGCTTCATCGAACCCATTGATCCACGAAGCCACATAGTCCAATTGGACGCTGGGAAATTTATGATATTTGAGCCCTCCCCTGTTCCGGCATACAACTTTAATGAGTGTCCCGCCCGCATCGATACCGATGTTCATCGTTTCACTTCCTTTCCTAGGTTAACCATGTACTGAGAATGCCAGTTTCATATGTAAAATGCTGCTTCGCAAACGGAATGTTCTTACGATCGCTTCGCCAGAATCATTCCTCCTGACGCTCATCGTTTATTCTTAGCTAACTCTTACATTACCACAGCATCCGTCTCCGGTGTAATCCTTCCCTTCCGCCCTTTAACCGGAGGTTCGCAAGAGCCCGTTACCCGAAGAAGGCAGCTTGCGCAATTGCGAAGCTGCCTTCGATTCTAACCGGTAGGGGACTGAGCTTCGGGCTTCCAGACAACCACGCGCTTGCCGGCATTCTCCAACCGCTCGACTGTCTTGCTCAGCGCGAGCTCGGCCGTATGATCCCAAACCTTCGATTCGGTCAAATCGATATGGACCTCCTCCGCCTTGCAGCCGTATTCGATCCGTTCCTGGATTTCTGCCGCAGAGCCGAAGAACAGCTGACCTTGTATGCGGTAAGTCCGTCTGGAGCCGTTCCATTCGCTATGCACCTGCAGCTTGGACGCTTTCACCGCAAACCACACAAAGCTGATCAGAACACCCACCAGAACGCCAATGGCCAAATCATGCGTCAAGATCACCGCGCCAACCGTCACGATCATAACGACTGTATCGCTGGCCGGTACGCTGCGGGGACGAAACACCGACTTCCAGTCAAAGATCGCGACGCAAACCATCAGCATGATGCCAACGAGCGCGGCCATCGGAACCAGATCGAGCAGGCTGCCGAACACGACGACCAGCAGCAGGAGAAACACGGCGGCAACGAGCGTAGACAGCCGGTTGCGCCCGCCCATCTTCACATTCAAGACCGATTCCGCGACGAGCGCGCAGCCCGCCATGCCCCCGAAGAAGCCCGCGATGAAATTCGCGATGCCTTGGCCGCGCATTTCTTTGTTCTTGTCGGTCTTCTCTCCGGTCATCTCATCCAATAAATTTTGCGTAAGCAGCGTCTCCGTGTAGCCGACAATCGCAAGCGACAATGCGTAAGGCAAAATAATCATGAACGTTTCCCATGTGAACGGCACATCAGGCAGCAGGAAGGCCGGCAGCGAAGCGTCAATCTTCGCAATATCGCCTATCCGCGACACATCCCCCATCCCCATGGCCCACACCGCAAAGGTCAAGAGCACTACCGCCACAAGAGGCGAAGGAATCGCCTTGAAATAGCGCGGAAGGACATAAATAATGGCAAGCGTTACCGCCACAAGCGCGTACATCGTCCACGAGGCGCCGGAGAAATAACGGAGCTGCGACATGAAAATGAGAATAGCCAAGGCGTTAACGAATCCCGTCAGCACCCCGTGAGGGACGAATTTCATAAGCTTGCCCAGCTTGAAGACGCCCATTAGAAATTGAAGGACGCCGGTCAGAACGGTCGCGGCGAATAAATATTGAATGCCGTGCTCGTTCACCAGGGCAAGCATCAGAACAGCCATCGATCCCGCCGATGCGGAGATCATGCCGGGACGGCCTCCGAGAAACGTAATGACAAGCAGAATGCAAACGGTCGCATAAATCCCCACGGTAGCCGGCACGCCGGCCATGAATGAGAAGGCGAGCGAATCGGGAATAAGCGCCAACGTGGCCGTCATGCCTGCCAGCACATTCGCTCTGATGCCGGTTGTCCACTGCTCCCGCCACGATGATTGGCTTATTATAGTTGTCACCTCATTTCGTAAATATAGACGGACTAGTCTAAATAAGTTGAACCATGGATTGGAACACAACCCGCTGCGCGGGAAGAATGTTCTAACGGTCGCTCCACGCTTGTACCCTCCCACCGTTCATTTCATATAGCCGTTACTGTTCATCGCTTTGGTTAGCATACCCTCTCAGATATTCATGGTCAATGGAAAATTGCCAACCCAGAATATCGTTACGTCGGTCGTCGGCGGCCATGCAGACGAACCGTGAAGATGGAGCCTTCCCCTACACGGCTCTCCACTTCAATTCGGCCCCCGTGGATGTCGACGATGGACTTCGTGATGGATAAACCAAGCCCTACCCCTCCATATTGACGGGATCGTGACGTGTCCACCCGGTAAAACCGGTCGTGCAGCAGCGGCAGATGCTCCGCTTCGATACCCGGTCCATTATCCCGTATCGTAAGCAGGACCTCCTCCGGTGGCGAGGTATCCGCAGCAGGAAGGACAGACAGCTCGATGACCCCGCCGAGCGGATCCGTATGATCGATCGCGTTTTGGAATAAATTCAATACGACCTGCTTCATTTTGTCCGGATCGAACCAGCTTGCGATTCCGGCTGCCGTATCGACTCTCACCTTCCGGCTGCCGGCCAGTAGCCGGAGCTGAGGCTCCATCTCCCGCACCATATCCGCCAATTCACCCTCTTCCAGCTCCAGCTCGGGAGAACGGTCCAAGCGGGCCAGCAGCAGCAAATCGTTAACCAGCTTGATCATCCGCTTGGTCTCTCCTTGCATGCTGCCCAGCGCGCGGTGCAGCTGTTCGGGTTGGTGCGCCGCTCCTCTTAGCAGGATCTCGACGAACCCGTGGATGGACGTGAGCGGAGTGCGCAGCTCATGAGAAGCATCGGCCACGAATCGCTGCAGCCGATCATTGGCTTCCTTCTCCGCCTCGAAGGACATCTCCAGCCGTTCCAGCATGCCGTTGAAGGAGGCGGAGAGCCGGTCGATCTCAATCTGTCCCTGCCGGTCGGACAAACGAATAGCCAGGCTCCCGGCATTCACATGTTCTACGGTCTGAATCATGCGGGATAGCGGAACCAGCGTTCTCTTCAACACGGGGACGAAGGCGGCCAAGCCAAGCAGCATGGCCAATAACGACAAGCCCAGGAATATGACCAGCTGGCGAACCAGCACATCGCGGATCGGACCCGTGCTCACGCTTACCTGCGCAATACCGACCGCCGCCCCGCGTCCGCCTATAGGCTGAAGCACGACAAGATGCTCGGTTCCGTCTTCGCCCGTCACTCTTTCATACGTCCACCTTTTATCGGCAAGCACCCGCTTATAGCTTTCCGCCGATAGCTCCGGCGCTGAAGATTCCGCCGCATTCCCTTGAGACAGCACCTTAAACCGGCCGCCCGGGTCGATGAACGCCATCGTCGCGTCGGGTATGACCGGCATGCGGCCGCCACCGGACTTGAAGCTATCCTCCGCATGCTTGTCCGCATCTTTCATCGACCGGATCCACATATCGGCAGGGAACGCCATTATTTGCCCCCGCAGACTCTCGGCTTTATTCCGAATAAGAGACTGGTCCATGAGCACGTATTGGAACACGCCTATGAGCGCAAGAAGTCCGGCCATCACCAGCAAGGTGCGTGACAGCAGCTGCATTCGCAGCGAACCGGGGCGTACCATGCGGGAGAACCATCCCTTGAGCCTCGCCGGCTTCATGGCAAATCCACCCGGTAACCCGCACCCCGAATCGTCCGGATGAGCCGGTGCTCGCGATCCTCTAGCTTCTCGCGCAGCGAGCGGACATATACCTCGACGATGTTATCCTCCCCGCCAAAATCATACCCCCACACTTGATCCAGAATTGTCGGTTTGCTGAGCACAATCCCGTGATGGCTCACCAGAAATTTAAGCAGCTCATATTCCGTGGGAGAGAGCTCAAGCGTGCGCTCGCCGTAACGAATTTCCTTGCGCCGGTCATCGATCCGGAACGGCTCCGCAACGACTTCGCCGAACAGATGCGGATGATGGTTGCGCAGCCGCGCCTGGATGCGGGCCAGCAGCTCCGCGAAGCTGAACGGCTTGATCATATAATCGTCAGCTCCCAGGGAAAGACCCTTCACCCGGTCGCCTACCTGTTCTTTAGCCGTCAGCATAATAATTCCGATGCTGCGCTCGCTCTCCTTGAGCCGCGCGCACAGCTCGAAGCCGTCCATGCCAGGCATCATGATATCGAGTACCGCAACATGCGGCCGGTATTCTTTAACCATTTCCAGCGCGCTTGCACCGTCCTGAGCGGTTAGTACCTCGAAACCTTCATTTAATAGCCCTAATTCAATAAATTGCAATATATTCGGCTCGTCGTCCACGAGTAAAATTTTGATTCCGTTCGATGGCCGCATCCCGTACCTCCTCCAACCCTATACTTGCTATATAAATTGAACGAAAGAAGGGTACAGAAGAGTGAAGCAGGAAGAATGATTCCGGAGCAGCGCTCGTAATAACATTCTGCCTGCGCAGCGGGATGTGTTCCAATCCTTGGTTCAACTTATATAGCATACTATATTATCGCTTCCAAACCTGAAATTCGGCTGAAAGAAAACTGAAGGCCGGCTGAAGGCCGATTGGATACAAAAAAAAACGCATCCAAGGCAGCACGAATGCTGCCTGAATGCATTTGACCAACCTATTCCAGGATGAGCTCGATCTGACTTCTTACTTCCTCCGAGAGCACGATGCCCGATGCTTTGGCGTTCTCCGCCACCTGCTCCGGACGGCTTGCGCCGACCAGCGCGCTCGCCACGTTCGGCTGGCGAAGAATCCAGGCAAGGGCCAGTTGGCCTACCGTAATATCCAGCTCTGCGGCAAGGTCGGACATGGCGTTTACCTTCGCCAGCTTCTCCTCGGTAATGCCCTTGCCGACCCACTCCAGCTTTGCCGCGCGGCTGTCCGGCGGCAGATTGGCAGCCGATTTGTACTTGCCTGTCAGCAGACCTTGCGCGAGCGGCGAGAAGACCACTTGACCGATGCCGTTGCGCTCGCCGAACGGAATGACTTCCTTCTCGATGTACCGGTCGAACATGTTGTAGACCGGCTGGTTCACAACGATGCGGTCCAGCAGGTAGCGGTCCGCAATGCCGAGCGCTTCCGACATTTGGGCTGCGGTCCATTCGCTTACGCCCACATACAGCACCTTGCCTTGACGGACGAGGTCATCGATCGCGCGAAGCGTCTCATGGAGAGGCGTCTCCGGATCATGGCGGTGACAATAATAAATATCGATGTAGTCCAGGCCGAGCCGCTGCAGGCTGGCATTGCACTGCTCTATAATATGCTTGCGCGACAAGCCGCGATCGTTCGGCCCATCGCCCATCTGACCGAACACTTTCGTCGCCAGCACATAAGAGTCGCGCGGGAACGCTTTGATGGTTTCGCCAAGCAGCTTCTCGGCGGCTCCCCGTTCATAAACATTTGCCGTATCGAAGAAATTAATGCCAAGATCGTAAGCGGTATGAATCGACTTGACCGCATTCTCGCGTTCCACATATCCGCCATATGTCAACCAACTGCCGAGGCTGATCTCACTAACCTTTAATCCGCTGCCGCCAAGTTTACGATAGATCATGGTCGTCCTCCTAAAAGTTTTGTGGAGCTTAGCTTCCAGATTTTACTACGCAACAAAACTGGCTTCGTAAGCATACGCCTTGTTTTGTGAGAGTTATTCGCTTCAATCGAAGCGAAATCGAGCAAAACTGGCTTCGTAAGCATACGCTTGGTTTTGTGGAGCTAATTTGCTTCATTGAAAAAGTTAAACCGAGCAAAGCTTGCTCTGAAGGCACACGCTCATCGGCGGTAACGGCTTCCAGGCTTCCCAGTACAAGACCTATTGTAATCAGAGCTATATGAATTTTAAAGTAGTGAAATTTTTATCTCTATATTATAAGAAGTATATGTGCTATATTCTGTATACTTATGTTCATAGAAGGGGGCCTGTCTAATGTCGGCTAGTAACTATGTACCCAAAGAGCCTACCGTTATCGATTGCAATATCGAACGGACCCTGCATGTTATCGGAGGCAAATGGGCTTTTCTCGTGCTTCGGGAGCTGTTCTGCGGGAAGAGAAGATTCGGCGAGCTTCAGCGGCTCATTCCGGCGGTGAGCCCACGGGCGCTGACCAGTACACTGAGGCATTTGGAGGAGCAGGGCGTCCTGGAGCGTCATGTCTTCCCGACGGTTCCCGTCACGGTAGAATATACGTTGACGCCTAAAGGCGAGGATTTGCATCAAATCCTCAAAGAGATGAAGCTATGGTCAGCTAAATGGACTTAGATTGCTCTGCCCGCGCCCATCTCGCATCAATCAATTGAAGCAGCCACTGGCGCTCGCCGGGCAAATTTTCACGGAGTCTGGCCGCAGCCACCGGCAGCAGCCAATCGTCCAGCTTCTCCTGCGATGTGTCCGCTTGCATGAAATATGTATGCAGGTAGCTTCGGTTCAGCACCTTCTTCACGATATGAAGTGCAGGGATCAGAAGCTTGGGCAAACCCGGAGGGATGAACGGGCTGCTGAGCAGGATGCTTGTTCGGGCCACATCTCCCAGCGGGTTGCCTACATAGGCGTCCGTCCAGTCAATGACCGCGGCCGATTCCCCGGCACCCCGAAGCAATATATTATCCGGATGAAAATCGCCATGACAGATCGAGCTGCCGCCGGGCAGCTTCTCCATATACGCGCAAATCGCATCCGCTCTGCCGCCTAATACGGCATCGGACTGCCGAATCGCCTCGGCGAGCTTCGTTTTCTGCTCCGGCAGCCGCTGCCCCGTTCCGTCCGACCGGTGCATCCTTCCATGCAGCTGCGCCATCATTTTGCCATATGCCGCGGTCTTCCATGGCTTGGAATTAATGAACTTAAGCATCGTGCGGCCTGCGACACGCTCATATACGATGCCGCACCTTCCCTCTGTCTCTACGATTCCGAACACGGCCGGAGCAGGGATGCCCGCTGAAGAGACAACCTTGCAGAGCCTGTCTTCATATTGAATCCAATTCAGAGGAATGGACGGATAGAAGAGCTTTATGACCCGGTTCACGCCCCATTCGTATACTTCAGCCGTCATTCCTTTGCCGATCAGCTTGCCTTTTTCTACCTCGTTATCCAACCTGTATCCCCCTTTCCTGATTGCTGTGCAGACATATAGCCACCGAATAATAGCTGCAGCACGATGACTTTAAATCAGCATCGATACCAGCTGTGAAGGCGGAGCAATGGGCCGTTCACCCATACTTATGCACGCCCGTGTCCACCGCTCGACGGTCGATGCTTTTCCACGCGGGTAATCCGTCCCCTTCCCGTAAGGCTGCTTGTCCGCTCCATTGCGGAGCGTCTGCTTCGAACGGTGCAGCACCATCTTGACCGCCGGGACCGTACAGCCCTGATGCTGCGCGATTTCTTGATACGAATACCCGTACCACTCCGCAAGCAGCAGCATGTCCACCTCGCGCTCGGACAGTTGTTCGGTCAACCACTCCATAAATCCTCGAACGGAAGCATAGTTGGGATCATAATAAGACGCTTGAACCCCTTCCTCCAACGGGACAAGGGTACCGCGGTTTTTCCGGTAAGCATCAATGGACAAGTTGCGGGCAATCTTGTACAGCAGCGAACGCGGATGGCGGAATGCGCCGATTTTGCGATAATGCTGAAATGCGCGCAGAAGGGAATCCTGGAACAAGTCCTCCGCTTCCCATTGTGTTGCACTCAAATACAGACAGTACGTCCACAGCCGGCTGAAATGCGGCTTCACGACTTCCTCGAATTCTTCCCGCACCCTCATGCTCTCCTCCTCCGATCATGCCATTCAAGCACAAGTGTAACAGAGCATTATGAATAAATGATTAAAACGACGAAGAGGGCTTCCTCCAAGCAGCCGACTCTGCTTGTGAGACCGCCCTCTTTCATCGCCTGCTTACCGTTCATAGGCAAAGCAGCAGCCTGCTTCACCTATCCGCAGCTTGCTGCCCTTCAGTGCGTATTCACCGGAGACGAGCACCTCATGCTCCCCGCGAATCGCATCGACGAAGCTCTTGTCTTAATTCGTAAGGCGCGGCGGCAGCTCCACCGAAGGCCATAAGAATCATTCACTGCCCAACGTTATAGGCGAGCTCGAGTGTCCGCATCCTCCGCTCCTGCCCCGGCAATGCGAATCCGGGTGCCGGCGGGAACGGCGTTGGCCGGCCGGTTTTTAAACAACCACTTGTCGGGCGTGTCCGTGATGCCTGTGCCGATCTCCAGCTCGAACGGCTCCGCAGGCAGCTTCTCCGCCCGCAGCGCAACCCGGTTTCCATCCACGGCAACCGACGTCCAGCCGCCGGATTCCCGCTGTTCGTCCGCTATTATGGCATAGTGAGCTCCGTCTGACGCGGAATGTTCATCGATACGTTTGTTGAAGGATAGGATAAGTTCGTCCGGGCCATTCCGCCGCGCCCGCAGCGGGACTGGCGCCGACTCGTACATATAGCCGCCAATGTGATATTCATAGGCCGTCCAGGATGTAAAGCCGATATCGTAAGCCGCAGCTTCGAACTGTTCCAGCCACTGCCCGCCTTTGATCATCGTTTCTCCCGATCCGATGTCCGCCTGAACGCCGAGCGGAAGCTCCGGGAAAGCAGTGCGGATCGCGTCCATGAACGGGATGTACTTCCTGGTATAGTCGGGAGGCAAGTCGCCCTTGATCCAATCGGGCCAATGCGTCTGAAGCATGTGCATATCGGGGCGGACCCGGGCGATCATGGAGGGAGCATCCATCCCCTGCTCCACGCGCAGAGCTTCCATCGAATCGGGACCGGCATCGATCGCCAGCGACCAGGTGGCGACGAGAATGTCCGGACGGGCTGCTCTGACGCCGTCTTTTGCGTTGATCATTTCGTCGATGAAGCCGTTGACCGCATCGACGCGGAATTCCGCCCATTTCATATAAGTCTCCGTGTCTGTCAAATAGTATCGGGGGGATTCGGAATCCGTAAATTCCGGCATCTCCAATCCATACTGTTTCAGAAATGCGCTCTGGGCAAGCGGGCCGACATCCCCATAGACGCCTCGTTCAATACCGCCCCATTCCGGGAAGTAAGGCTCGGCAATCTCGATCCCGTCGAAGGGGTAGCCGCTCGCCAGTTTGACCATCGCGGCTTTCTTCCACCTTGCATAACCGGGACTGAAATGGGAGAAGCGCTGAAAGCCGTCATTCGTTTCTTTCAGCAGACCCATCTGCCAGGACGGCCACTCATCGGGATAATCCGCGGTCGAGAAGGTTCCGTTGCCGATAACCATCGCCCAAACGCCAATCCCTCTGCCGTGAAAAGCATCGATCAGCGCTTTATCGACGACATTCTCGTTTACCACAAAGTAATGGACGCTCCGGTAGCCGGCCAGCTCGATCTCTTCCGCGATGCTGTCGGCAGACCGGTTCCGGTAATACGGAAACAGGGGATCGATCTGGATGCTCGGCCCCTTCAGCATCCCTTCCCTTGTCCTCTGCTGCATGCTCTTTATTGCACTCGCCTCCTATGACGCTTGCTCCTATTTATTTGTCAGCGCTGGGAATCTCCTTCACTAGATCTGGTGAACGATCACCGAGCGCGAAGGACATCCCATTAACATGAAAATAGCACTTTTCATGGCAGTGTTCTATACATTTGTTCAAAAACGGCTCAAAAAATGGAGGAAAAATTTCTTTTTTGTTCAGAAAGAGAAGGTTCTCGCCATCCTAGGCGGCGGAGTTGCTTTCTCCCTGAGACCTTCTCTTCGCGCAAAATATAAGAAAACCGCCTACACCGGTACTTATAGAATAAAGACCCTTCATCCCATGATGAGAGAAAGGGTCTTTGACTTTATGCGCAGCACATTTTGCCCTGCGTCTACACGAACGCCTAATACTTTACGCCGCCGTAACGACGGAACAGCTTCACGCATACCGCGATCCAGCAAGCGCTGGCCCAATAGCCGCCGAGAAGATCGGATGGATAATGAACGCCCAGATAGACGCGGCTTAATCCGATTGTCAGGATGAAACAGGCGGCGATGATGACAAGCCCGACCCGCCATCCCCGCGATGGCATATGCCGCCACAGCAGATAAGTCAGAATGCCGTAGAAGGTGAAGGCCGCCATCGAATGTCCGCTCGGAAAGCTGTAACCCGTCTCTTCAATGATACGGTGAATATCCGGACGGGCGCGATGG carries:
- the coaW gene encoding type II pantothenate kinase gives rise to the protein MNIGIDAGGTLIKVVCRNRGGLKYHKFPSVQLDYVASWINGFDEAQVCVTGGKAALLKSKMKRSAAEIVEFEATSQGVRYFLADHDFTEDAYLVTNVGTGTSIHHVTDRHQKRIGGTGVGGGTMMGLAQLLTGITDYEQIVRLAAKGARDRIDLKVSHIYEGAEPPIPGDLTASNFGHLLPSASLASLSQEELLAAVIGLVGETVATTSVLAAGQCGVSSVIFIGSSFLRNNLLKEVVIRYTKLRGGNPLFLRNGEYCGAVGASLYEASK
- a CDS encoding SulP family inorganic anion transporter yields the protein MTTIISQSSWREQWTTGIRANVLAGMTATLALIPDSLAFSFMAGVPATVGIYATVCILLVITFLGGRPGMISASAGSMAVLMLALVNEHGIQYLFAATVLTGVLQFLMGVFKLGKLMKFVPHGVLTGFVNALAILIFMSQLRYFSGASWTMYALVAVTLAIIYVLPRYFKAIPSPLVAVVLLTFAVWAMGMGDVSRIGDIAKIDASLPAFLLPDVPFTWETFMIILPYALSLAIVGYTETLLTQNLLDEMTGEKTDKNKEMRGQGIANFIAGFFGGMAGCALVAESVLNVKMGGRNRLSTLVAAVFLLLLVVVFGSLLDLVPMAALVGIMLMVCVAIFDWKSVFRPRSVPASDTVVMIVTVGAVILTHDLAIGVLVGVLISFVWFAVKASKLQVHSEWNGSRRTYRIQGQLFFGSAAEIQERIEYGCKAEEVHIDLTESKVWDHTAELALSKTVERLENAGKRVVVWKPEAQSPTG
- a CDS encoding sensor histidine kinase, producing MKPARLKGWFSRMVRPGSLRMQLLSRTLLVMAGLLALIGVFQYVLMDQSLIRNKAESLRGQIMAFPADMWIRSMKDADKHAEDSFKSGGGRMPVIPDATMAFIDPGGRFKVLSQGNAAESSAPELSAESYKRVLADKRWTYERVTGEDGTEHLVVLQPIGGRGAAVGIAQVSVSTGPIRDVLVRQLVIFLGLSLLAMLLGLAAFVPVLKRTLVPLSRMIQTVEHVNAGSLAIRLSDRQGQIEIDRLSASFNGMLERLEMSFEAEKEANDRLQRFVADASHELRTPLTSIHGFVEILLRGAAHQPEQLHRALGSMQGETKRMIKLVNDLLLLARLDRSPELELEEGELADMVREMEPQLRLLAGSRKVRVDTAAGIASWFDPDKMKQVVLNLFQNAIDHTDPLGGVIELSVLPAADTSPPEEVLLTIRDNGPGIEAEHLPLLHDRFYRVDTSRSRQYGGVGLGLSITKSIVDIHGGRIEVESRVGEGSIFTVRLHGRRRPT
- a CDS encoding response regulator transcription factor — its product is MRPSNGIKILLVDDEPNILQFIELGLLNEGFEVLTAQDGASALEMVKEYRPHVAVLDIMMPGMDGFELCARLKESERSIGIIMLTAKEQVGDRVKGLSLGADDYMIKPFSFAELLARIQARLRNHHPHLFGEVVAEPFRIDDRRKEIRYGERTLELSPTEYELLKFLVSHHGIVLSKPTILDQVWGYDFGGEDNIVEVYVRSLREKLEDREHRLIRTIRGAGYRVDLP
- a CDS encoding aldo/keto reductase family protein — protein: MIYRKLGGSGLKVSEISLGSWLTYGGYVERENAVKSIHTAYDLGINFFDTANVYERGAAEKLLGETIKAFPRDSYVLATKVFGQMGDGPNDRGLSRKHIIEQCNASLQRLGLDYIDIYYCHRHDPETPLHETLRAIDDLVRQGKVLYVGVSEWTAAQMSEALGIADRYLLDRIVVNQPVYNMFDRYIEKEVIPFGERNGIGQVVFSPLAQGLLTGKYKSAANLPPDSRAAKLEWVGKGITEEKLAKVNAMSDLAAELDITVGQLALAWILRQPNVASALVGASRPEQVAENAKASGIVLSEEVRSQIELILE
- a CDS encoding winged helix-turn-helix transcriptional regulator; amino-acid sequence: MSASNYVPKEPTVIDCNIERTLHVIGGKWAFLVLRELFCGKRRFGELQRLIPAVSPRALTSTLRHLEEQGVLERHVFPTVPVTVEYTLTPKGEDLHQILKEMKLWSAKWT
- a CDS encoding phosphotransferase family protein; this translates as MDNEVEKGKLIGKGMTAEVYEWGVNRVIKLFYPSIPLNWIQYEDRLCKVVSSAGIPAPAVFGIVETEGRCGIVYERVAGRTMLKFINSKPWKTAAYGKMMAQLHGRMHRSDGTGQRLPEQKTKLAEAIRQSDAVLGGRADAICAYMEKLPGGSSICHGDFHPDNILLRGAGESAAVIDWTDAYVGNPLGDVARTSILLSSPFIPPGLPKLLIPALHIVKKVLNRSYLHTYFMQADTSQEKLDDWLLPVAAARLRENLPGERQWLLQLIDARWARAEQSKSI
- a CDS encoding RNA polymerase sigma factor, whose protein sequence is MRVREEFEEVVKPHFSRLWTYCLYLSATQWEAEDLFQDSLLRAFQHYRKIGAFRHPRSLLYKIARNLSIDAYRKNRGTLVPLEEGVQASYYDPNYASVRGFMEWLTEQLSEREVDMLLLAEWYGYSYQEIAQHQGCTVPAVKMVLHRSKQTLRNGADKQPYGKGTDYPRGKASTVERWTRACISMGERPIAPPSQLVSMLI
- a CDS encoding N-acyl-D-glucosamine 2-epimerase, with product MLKGPSIQIDPLFPYYRNRSADSIAEEIELAGYRSVHYFVVNENVVDKALIDAFHGRGIGVWAMVIGNGTFSTADYPDEWPSWQMGLLKETNDGFQRFSHFSPGYARWKKAAMVKLASGYPFDGIEIAEPYFPEWGGIERGVYGDVGPLAQSAFLKQYGLEMPEFTDSESPRYYLTDTETYMKWAEFRVDAVNGFIDEMINAKDGVRAARPDILVATWSLAIDAGPDSMEALRVEQGMDAPSMIARVRPDMHMLQTHWPDWIKGDLPPDYTRKYIPFMDAIRTAFPELPLGVQADIGSGETMIKGGQWLEQFEAAAYDIGFTSWTAYEYHIGGYMYESAPVPLRARRNGPDELILSFNKRIDEHSASDGAHYAIIADEQRESGGWTSVAVDGNRVALRAEKLPAEPFELEIGTGITDTPDKWLFKNRPANAVPAGTRIRIAGAGAEDADTRARL
- a CDS encoding phosphatase PAP2 family protein, which codes for MWFIYILLAIAGFQGLAMLVTRDKLMSFDLAIIRTVQGWENPALTRVMKAVTKLGSSSVVIPLVLLTAVVLFVVLKHRKELVLLIGAMVGSALLNELLKLLYHRARPDIHRIIEETGYSFPSGHSMAAFTFYGILTYLLWRHMPSRGWRVGLVIIAACFILTIGLSRVYLGVHYPSDLLGGYWASACWIAVCVKLFRRYGGVKY